A part of Escherichia marmotae genomic DNA contains:
- the serB gene encoding phosphoserine phosphatase: protein MPNITWCDLPEDVSLWPGLPLSLSGDEVMPLDYHAGRSGWLLYGRGLDKQRLTQYQSKLGAAMVIVAAWCVEDYQVIRLAGSLTARATRLAHEAQLDVAPLGKIPHLRTPGLLVMDMDSTAIQIECIDEIAKLAGTGEMVAEVTERAMRGELDFTASLRSRVATLKGADANILLQVRENLPLMPGLTQLVLKLETLGWKVAIASGGFTFFAEYLRDKLRLTAVVANELEIMDGKFTGNVIGDIVDAQYKAKTLTRLAQEYEIPLAQTVAIGDGANDLPMIKAAGLGIAYHAKPKVNEKTEVTIRHADLMGVFCILSGSLNQK, encoded by the coding sequence ATGCCTAACATTACCTGGTGCGACCTGCCTGAAGATGTCTCTTTATGGCCAGGTCTGCCTCTTTCATTAAGTGGTGATGAAGTGATGCCACTGGATTACCACGCAGGTCGTAGCGGCTGGCTGCTGTATGGTCGTGGGCTGGATAAACAACGACTGACCCAGTATCAGAGCAAACTGGGCGCGGCGATGGTGATTGTTGCCGCCTGGTGCGTGGAAGATTATCAGGTGATTCGTCTGGCAGGTTCGCTCACCGCGCGTGCTACGCGCCTGGCCCATGAAGCACAACTGGATGTCGCGCCACTGGGGAAAATTCCACATTTGCGTACGCCGGGGCTGCTGGTAATGGACATGGACTCTACAGCCATCCAGATTGAATGTATTGATGAGATCGCCAAACTGGCCGGGACAGGTGAGATGGTGGCGGAAGTGACCGAACGGGCGATGCGCGGAGAACTCGATTTTACCGCCAGCCTGCGTAGCCGCGTGGCGACGCTGAAAGGCGCTGATGCGAACATTTTGCTTCAGGTACGGGAAAATCTGCCGTTGATGCCAGGCTTAACGCAACTGGTGCTGAAGCTGGAAACGCTGGGCTGGAAAGTGGCGATTGCCTCCGGTGGCTTTACCTTCTTTGCCGAATATCTGCGTGACAAACTGCGACTCACTGCCGTGGTAGCCAATGAACTGGAGATCATGGACGGTAAATTTACCGGCAATGTGATCGGTGACATCGTCGATGCACAGTACAAAGCGAAAACCCTGACCCGTCTGGCGCAGGAGTATGAAATCCCACTGGCGCAGACCGTGGCGATTGGCGATGGTGCCAACGACCTGCCGATGATCAAAGCGGCAGGGCTGGGGATTGCCTACCATGCCAAACCAAAAGTGAATGAAAAGACGGAAGTCACCATCCGTCACGCTGATCTGATGGGAGTGTTCTGCATCCTCTCTGGCAGCCTGAATCAGAAGTAA
- the ettA gene encoding energy-dependent translational throttle protein EttA produces the protein MAQFVYTMHRVGKVVPPKRHILKNISLSFFPGAKIGVLGLNGAGKSTLLRIMAGIDKDIEGEARPQPDIKIGYLPQEPQLNPEHTVRESVEEAVSEVVNALKRLDEVYALYADPDADFDKLAAEQGRLEEIIQAHDGHNLNVQLERAADALRLPDWDAKIANLSGGERRRVALCRLLLEKPDMLLLDEPTNHLDAESVAWLERFLHDFEGTVVAITHDRYFLDNVAGWILELDRGEGIPWEGNYSSWLEQKDQRLAQEASQEAARRKSIEKELEWVRQGTKGRQSKGKARLARFEELNSTEYQKRNETNELFIPPGPRLGDKVLEVSNLRKSYGDRLLIDDLTFSIPKGAIVGIIGPNGAGKSTLFRMISGQEQPDSGTITLGETVKLASVDQFRDSMDNSKTVWEEVSGGLDIMKIGNTEMPSRAYVGRFNFKGVDQGKRVGELSGGERGRLHLAKLLQVGGNMLLLDEPTNDLDIETLRALENALLEFPGCAMVISHDRWFLDRIATHILDYQDEGKVEFFEGNFTEYEEYKKRTLGADALEPKRIKYKRIAK, from the coding sequence GTGGCTCAATTCGTTTATACCATGCATCGTGTCGGCAAAGTTGTTCCGCCGAAACGTCATATTTTGAAAAACATCTCTCTGAGTTTCTTCCCCGGGGCAAAAATCGGCGTTCTGGGTCTGAACGGCGCGGGTAAGTCTACCCTGCTACGCATTATGGCGGGCATTGATAAAGACATCGAAGGTGAAGCGCGTCCACAACCAGATATCAAGATTGGCTATCTGCCGCAGGAACCGCAGCTAAACCCGGAACACACTGTACGTGAGTCCGTTGAAGAAGCGGTTTCCGAAGTAGTTAATGCCCTGAAACGTCTGGACGAAGTGTATGCGCTGTACGCCGATCCAGATGCAGACTTTGACAAGCTGGCCGCAGAGCAAGGCCGTCTGGAAGAGATCATCCAGGCTCACGACGGTCACAACCTGAATGTTCAGTTGGAGCGTGCGGCGGATGCGCTGCGTCTGCCGGACTGGGACGCGAAAATTGCTAACCTCTCCGGTGGTGAGCGTCGTCGCGTAGCGTTGTGCCGCCTGCTGCTGGAAAAACCAGACATGCTGCTGCTCGACGAACCGACCAACCACCTGGATGCGGAATCCGTAGCGTGGCTGGAACGCTTCCTGCATGACTTCGAAGGGACCGTTGTGGCGATTACCCACGACCGTTACTTCCTCGATAACGTCGCGGGCTGGATCCTCGAACTTGACCGCGGTGAAGGTATTCCGTGGGAAGGTAACTACTCCTCCTGGCTGGAGCAAAAAGATCAGCGTCTGGCGCAGGAAGCTTCGCAAGAAGCGGCGCGTCGTAAGTCGATTGAAAAAGAGCTGGAGTGGGTACGTCAGGGCACGAAAGGCCGTCAGTCGAAAGGTAAAGCACGTCTGGCACGCTTTGAAGAGCTGAACAGCACCGAATACCAGAAACGTAACGAAACCAACGAACTGTTTATTCCACCTGGACCACGTCTGGGCGATAAAGTGTTGGAAGTCAGCAATCTGCGTAAATCCTACGGCGATCGCCTGCTGATTGATGATCTGACCTTCTCGATCCCGAAAGGGGCGATCGTCGGGATCATCGGGCCGAACGGCGCGGGTAAATCGACCCTGTTCCGCATGATCTCCGGTCAGGAACAGCCGGACAGCGGCACCATCACTTTAGGTGAAACGGTGAAACTGGCGTCAGTTGATCAGTTCCGTGACTCAATGGATAACAGCAAAACCGTTTGGGAAGAAGTTTCCGGCGGGCTGGATATCATGAAGATCGGTAACACCGAGATGCCAAGCCGCGCCTACGTTGGCCGCTTTAACTTTAAAGGGGTTGATCAGGGTAAACGTGTTGGCGAACTCTCCGGCGGTGAGCGTGGTCGTCTGCATCTGGCGAAGCTGCTGCAGGTTGGCGGCAACATGTTGCTGCTCGACGAACCGACCAACGATCTGGATATCGAAACCCTGCGCGCGCTGGAAAACGCCCTGCTGGAGTTCCCTGGCTGCGCGATGGTTATCTCGCACGACCGTTGGTTCCTCGACCGTATTGCCACGCACATTCTGGATTACCAGGATGAAGGTAAGGTTGAGTTCTTCGAAGGTAACTTTACCGAGTACGAAGAGTACAAGAAACGCACGCTGGGCGCAGACGCGCTGGAGCCGAAGCGTATCAAGTACAAGCGTATTGCGAAGTAA
- the radA gene encoding DNA repair protein RadA — MAKAPKRAFVCNECGADYPRWQGQCSACHAWNTITEVRLAASPTVARNERLSGYAGSAGVAKVQKLSDISLEELPRFSTGFKEFDRVLGGGVVPGSAILIGGNPGAGKSTLLLQTLCKLAQQMKTLYVTGEESLQQVAMRAHRLGLPTDNLNMLSETSIEQICLIAEEEQPKLMVIDSIQVMHMADVQSSPGSVAQVRETAAYLTRFAKTRGVAIVMVGHVTKDGSLAGPKVLEHCIDCSVLLDGDADSRFRTLRSHKNRFGAVNELGVFAMTEQGLREVSNPSAIFLSRGDEVTSGSSVMVVWEGTRPLLVEIQALVDHSMMANPRRVAVGLEQNRLAILLAVLHRHGGLQMADQDVFVNVVGGVKVTETSADLALLLAMVSSLRDRPLPQDLVVFGEVGLAGEIRPVPSGQERISEAAKHGFRRAIVPAANVPKKVPEGMQIFGVKKLSDALRVFDDL, encoded by the coding sequence GTGGCAAAAGCTCCAAAACGCGCCTTTGTTTGTAATGAATGCGGGGCCGATTATCCGCGCTGGCAGGGGCAGTGCAGTGCCTGTCATGCCTGGAACACCATCACCGAGGTGCGTCTTGCTGCGTCGCCAACGGTGGCGCGTAACGAGCGTCTCAGTGGCTATGCCGGTAGCGCCGGGGTGGCAAAGGTCCAGAAACTCTCCGATATCAGCCTTGAAGAGCTGCCGCGTTTTTCAACCGGATTTAAAGAGTTTGACCGCGTATTAGGCGGCGGCGTGGTGCCGGGAAGCGCCATTCTGATTGGCGGTAACCCAGGTGCCGGGAAATCCACGCTGTTGCTGCAAACGCTGTGCAAACTGGCCCAGCAGATGAAAACGCTGTATGTCACCGGCGAAGAGTCGCTGCAACAGGTGGCAATGCGCGCTCATCGCCTTGGCCTGCCGACTGACAATCTCAATATGTTGTCGGAAACCAGCATCGAGCAGATCTGCCTGATTGCCGAAGAAGAGCAACCGAAGCTGATGGTAATTGACTCCATCCAGGTGATGCATATGGCGGATGTACAGTCATCGCCTGGCAGCGTGGCGCAGGTGCGTGAAACGGCAGCTTACCTGACGCGCTTCGCCAAAACGCGCGGGGTGGCAATCGTCATGGTTGGTCACGTAACCAAAGATGGTTCGCTGGCTGGCCCTAAAGTGCTGGAACACTGTATTGACTGTTCGGTGCTGCTGGACGGCGATGCTGATTCCCGTTTTCGCACCTTACGCAGCCATAAAAACCGCTTCGGCGCGGTAAATGAGCTGGGCGTATTCGCGATGACTGAACAGGGGCTACGCGAAGTCAGCAACCCTTCAGCAATCTTCTTAAGTCGTGGCGATGAAGTGACGTCCGGCAGTTCAGTGATGGTTGTGTGGGAAGGAACGCGTCCGCTGCTGGTGGAGATTCAGGCGCTGGTCGATCACTCGATGATGGCGAATCCACGCCGCGTGGCGGTGGGGCTGGAACAAAACCGTCTGGCAATCCTGCTGGCGGTGCTGCACCGTCACGGTGGTCTGCAAATGGCCGATCAGGATGTGTTTGTAAACGTGGTCGGCGGCGTGAAGGTGACTGAAACCAGCGCCGACTTAGCGTTACTGCTGGCGATGGTTTCCAGCCTGCGTGACAGACCGCTGCCGCAGGATCTGGTTGTGTTTGGTGAAGTTGGGCTGGCAGGAGAGATCCGCCCGGTGCCCAGCGGTCAGGAGCGAATTTCAGAAGCGGCGAAACACGGCTTTCGGCGGGCGATTGTACCGGCGGCCAACGTACCGAAAAAAGTGCCGGAAGGGATGCAGATTTTTGGCGTTAAAAAACTCTCCGACGCGCTTAGAGTGTTCGACGACTTATAA
- the nadR gene encoding multifunctional transcriptional regulator/nicotinamide-nucleotide adenylyltransferase/ribosylnicotinamide kinase NadR: protein MSSFDYLKTAIKQQGCTLQQVADASGMTKGYLSQLLNAKIKSPSAQKLEALHRFLGLEFPRQKKTIGVVFGKFYPLHTGHIYLIQRACSQVDELHIIMGFDDTRDRALFEDSAMSQQPTVPDRLRWLLQTFKYQKNIRIHSFNEEGMEPYPHGWDVWSNGIKKFMAEKGIQPDLIYTSEEADAPQYMEHLGIETVLIDPKRTFMSISGAQIRENPFRYWEYIPTEVKPFFVRTVAILGGESSGKSTLVNKLANIFNTTSAWEFGRDYVFSHLGGDEIALQYSDYDKIALGHAQYIDFAVKYANKVAFIDTDFVTTQAFCKKYEGREHPFVQALIDEYRFDLVILLENNTPWVADGLRSLGSSVDRKEFQNLLVEMLEENNIEFVRVEEDDYDSRFLRCVELVREMMGEQG from the coding sequence ATGTCGTCATTTGATTACCTGAAAACTGCCATCAAGCAACAGGGCTGCACGCTACAGCAGGTGGCCGATGCCAGCGGTATGACCAAAGGGTATTTAAGCCAGTTACTGAATGCCAAAATTAAAAGCCCCAGCGCGCAAAAGCTGGAGGCGTTGCACCGTTTCCTCGGGCTGGAATTTCCCCGGCAGAAGAAAACCATCGGTGTCGTATTCGGTAAATTTTATCCGCTACATACCGGACATATCTATCTTATCCAGCGTGCCTGTAGTCAGGTTGATGAGCTGCATATCATTATGGGGTTTGACGACACCCGTGACCGCGCGTTGTTTGAAGATAGCGCCATGTCGCAGCAACCAACGGTGCCGGATCGTCTGCGCTGGTTATTGCAAACTTTTAAATATCAGAAAAATATCCGCATTCATTCCTTCAATGAAGAGGGCATGGAACCGTATCCGCACGGATGGGATGTGTGGAGCAACGGCATCAAAAAGTTTATGGCCGAAAAGGGCATTCAGCCGGATCTGATCTACACCTCGGAAGAAGCCGACGCGCCGCAGTATATGGAACATCTGGGGATCGAAACGGTGCTGATCGATCCGAAACGCACCTTTATGAGTATCAGTGGTGCGCAGATCCGCGAAAACCCGTTCCGCTACTGGGAATATATTCCTACCGAAGTGAAGCCGTTCTTTGTGCGTACTGTAGCGATCCTCGGTGGCGAGTCGAGCGGTAAATCCACTCTGGTAAATAAACTCGCTAACATTTTCAACACCACCAGTGCGTGGGAGTTTGGTCGTGATTATGTTTTTTCGCATCTTGGCGGTGACGAGATTGCGTTACAGTATTCTGACTACGATAAAATCGCGCTGGGACACGCACAATATATTGATTTTGCAGTGAAATACGCCAATAAAGTGGCGTTTATCGACACCGATTTTGTCACTACTCAGGCGTTCTGCAAAAAGTACGAAGGGCGTGAGCATCCGTTCGTGCAGGCGCTGATTGATGAATACCGTTTTGATCTGGTGATCCTGCTTGAGAATAACACCCCGTGGGTGGCGGATGGTTTACGTAGCCTTGGCAGTTCGGTGGATCGCAAAGAGTTCCAGAACCTGCTGGTGGAGATGCTCGAAGAGAACAATATCGAATTCGTGCGGGTCGAAGAGGACGATTACGACAGCCGTTTCCTGCGTTGTGTGGAGCTGGTGCGGGAGATGATGGGGGAGCAGGGATAA